The genomic window ACTCCGGCCTCGGTTCGCAATATGGGTACTATAGCGACACAGAAACCGGCCTGCAACTGCTCGGCGACCGGTACTACGATCCGGCAGAGGCCCGGTTTGTAAACCGTGACCCCATCGGCATGGCAGGCGGGGTGAATGTGTATGGGTACGTGGGGAATGATGCGGGGAATGCCTTCGACGGCACCGGCCTCCAGAGTAAGGACAGCCGTGGGAAGGGTAGCGGGCGTAAGGAGGGCAGGCAACCCGGAAGGGGCAACGACCCGTAGATGAAACCGAACCCCGATTGCGCAGCATTGAAGGCGTTTATAGAGACATTGCCAGAGGGACGGCGTAAAGAGGCGCTCAAGGCCTTCTACAAGGTCAAGTGCCAGATCCCGGGCGGCCAGGGCCCGGGGAAACGTGCGCGTGTCCGCGTACCGGAGCCGGTGAAGCATCCGCCCATGGACAAGGCCCCGTATGACCCGCCGCTGGTTGACGAGACGCCCGAGGTCATCGGCGGCCCTATATTCATCATAGGGCTTCCCGATCTTTGGCCTGCAGTTTGCGCCGCAATCGGTAAGCTCATCGGACGCGGAGGTTCGCCGGACGTGCCGCCCATACGATGGACACTACCGGCCGGCGAGTCTCCGTGCGTGCCGGCGCCGGTGCCGTGACCGGGTAGCGGGGTCCGAGGTAGTCTCCATGGCTAAACCCAGTAGGTACTCGATCTGGCCGCGAGAGGTATGGAAGGCCGCGACCCAGGCAGAACGCGTGGCGATGGTGGACGAGTATGCCCTCGGATCGCTGGATGATCCGGAACGGTTCCTGGTGCTCCTGGAGCATCCACATGACTTTGTCCGGGCTCGGTCGGTGTGCGCGCTGGCACGGCAAGACACGCCCGCGATCCGCGCGTTTATGCGCGCAGCCATGACGGACTCGGTCGACTCTGTCAGAGAGGCCGCCGCAGACGCAATCGGATTATATCGCGACCGTCGCGATATAATCCGATTAACCATCGCACTCGCCGGCGACCCGTCATGGTTCGTGCGGTCGTCGGCCGCGGACGCGTTGGGCACTATCGGGCACAGGTCCGCGTCGGCGGCCTTGAAGGCAGCGCTGCGGTACGACAGCGCGCCGATCGTCCGCCGCAACGCTGCCGCGGCGCTGGTCGCCGTACGCGCGAAGCACACGCACCGCGCGCTGGTGGAGGCACTCGCTCGCGAACGCAACGCGTTTTCCCGGATCGGCATCAGTATTGGGCTCTACACGTTCGGTGACCGCGCAGCGCGACGCCGGCTGCATCACGCTATGCGCAGCGGTAACATGTTGATACTGTCAAACATCTTCAACGTTGACCTTGCGGACTACGTCCGCCAGGAGGATTACGACGGATTTCGCCGGCGTGCGTCGCGCATTATGGAAACGCACGACCTGGAGGTTGTTCGGGAGGAGGCGGCTGCCTTCATCGCGCGGCTCGACGCCCGCCTGGGCCCAGCTGCCTGACGCGGCGCCCGCTCCATCTCGGGCACAGCAACCGATCCTTACTCCGGCTTCGGCTCGCAAAATGGGACCTATAGCGAAAGCGAAACCGGCCTGCAGCTGCTCGGCTACCGGTACTACGATCCGGCAGAGTGAAGGTTTGTAAGCCGGGACCCCATCGGCATGGCCGGGTTTATGCTTATGTGGGCAATGACGCGGGGAATGGGGCCGACTCTTAACGGCTCGTTGCCGCTGTCGAGCACGGGCCACCTATGCCCCGCGTCGGCGTTATGAGGGTCCGCGTAGGTGTAAAGCGGCACTGCCTGCTGCTGACCCGTGCGCTCAACATTCCGCGACGCATCTGTCGGTAGCGCACGGCCGTCGTTTGCTGCGCGGAACCGCCCAGTCCTGTCCTGGGCCCTTGGTCAGGTTGTTCCATCCGGCAGCGATTCTACTCCGGTCAGGTTTTAGGTGGGAAAGGCGAGCCCTTGACATAACCCCGAACCTCGATGCATAATCGTTCCAGCAAACCTTATACTACTGCGTAGACGAGGCTAGTAACCGCAAACGCTCTTCCAGAGAGCCGCCGGGTGGTGCGAGGCGGCAGGCGGATGCGGTGAAGCTCACCTCCGAGCAGAGTGCTGAACGGCGTGGCTTGCGTCCTCAGGCACTCCGGGTGCGCCCGATATCGCGCGCTCAAGTGGCCGGCAAATGGTTCCCAGGTGAACCGGTGACGGCTACAAGGGTGGTACCACGTGCGGCTCGAAGCCTCTCGTCCCTTGGGGATGGAGAGGCTTTTTGATTCCGTACTCGGAAAGGCTGGTAGCTCCGCGAATGTTGATGTCTGGTGCGCAGATACTGCTGGCATGCCTCAAGCGCGAAGGCGTCACGCATGTGTTTGGCTACCCGGGGGGCGCAGTGCTCCCGATTTATGACGCGATTTTTGATTGCGAAGAGATCGCCCACATTCTCGTGCGCCACGAACAGGGCGCAGCGCACATGGCCGATGGCTTCGCCCGCGCTTCCGGTAAGGTTGGCGTCTGCCTGGCAACCAGCGGACCTGGCGCCACCAATCTGGTAACCGGCATCGCCAATGCCTATATGGATTCTATACCGATTGTGGCGATTACCGGCCAGGTGCGCACGACGGCGATCGGGAAGGACGCGTTTCAGGAAGCCGATATCACCGGCATCACCATGCCCATCACCAAACATAACCAGCTGGTGAAGGAGGTGCAACATCTGCCTGTCGCCATGGCGCTGGCCTTTCATATTGCGCGCACCGGGCGACCGGGACCAACTCTGGTCGATATTCCGATGGACGTCAGCAAGGCCACGATGGAGTTCGATCCCGAAACGGAGTACCCTGGCGATCTGGATATACCGTCGTACCGGCCAAGTGGACCGGCTGCGCGCGTTCCCGAATTACAGATCCGCAAAGCCGCGCAGCTCATCGCCAATGCCAGGCGCCCGGTTCTTTACGTGGGGGGCGGCGCAATTATGTCGGGCGCGCATGAAGAAGTGACCGCTCTCGCAGAGCGGACCAACATGCTGACCACCACGACCTTGATGGGGAAGGGCGCGATCGACGAAAGTCATCCGCTTTCCATCGGCATGCTGGGCATGCATGGAACCGCCTACGCCAACCACGCCGTCAACGGCTCCGACCTTCTGATTGCCGTGGGGGCGCGGTTTGATGATCGAGTAACGGGCAATGTGCAGAAGTTCGCGACCGGTGCGGCGATCATCCATATCGACATCGATCCGGCCGAGATTGGCAAGGTTGTGCGGCCGGATGTGCCGATTGTGGGAGATGTGAAGGCCGTGCTGAAGGAGCTGCTTCGCGTTGTGGCGCCGCGCCCTGCCGACGAGTGGAACGACCAGATCATGGCATGGAAGCGAGCGTTTCCTCTGTCCGTTCCTCGAGACGGAAAGCTCTATCCGGAAACGATTATTGAGCAGATTAACAGCTCCTTCCCGGACGGATGCATCATGTCGACCGACGTTGGGCAGCACCAGATGTGGGCGGCGCAGTACTTCAAGTGCGCCAGGCCACGCAGGTGGATCACGTCCGGGGGTCTCGGCACCATGGGCTACGGGCTGCCGGCCGCAATTGGCGCGCGATTCGCCAGGCCGGATTGGCCCGTAGTCTGTATCTCGGGTGACGGCTCTTTTCAAATGTGCACGCAGGAACTGATGACCGCTGCCGTATATGGGCTTCCGATCATCGTATTCATCATTAACAATCGGTCCCTCGGCATGGTCCGCCAGTGGCAGGAGATGTTCTACCAGGAGCGCTACAGTGCCGTGGACTTGCAAGCATCGCCGGATTTTGTTACACTGACAGAGGCGTATGGCGGCGTGGGTATCCGCGTGGCAACGCCGGAGGATCTGCCGGCGGCAATTGCACAGGCGATGGCCGTAACCGACCGTCCCGTGGTGATCGATTGCGCCGTGCCGACGGAAGAGAATGTCTACCCGATGATTCCTTCCGGCACCAGCGTCGACGAGATGCTGGTCCGCCAGGATCTGGAACAGGTAAAGGCTTCCGTGGATGCAGACAGTGAAACCTGGTCATTCAGTGATCAGGAGCGTCTGCTTGCGCGCATTGCCGATGCGGCACAGGCGCCACCGGAATGAATGCCCGTCGAAGACAACGCGAGCAGCCCGCGGAAGCCGGGCCGCCGGTTAAGGAGATATGGCAAACCAGCAGACCGACTTGCACGCGCTTTGGCAATACTACCAGCGCGGATATCGAACCTTGGTGCGCAACGGCATTTACTTCCGTAAACTCGTTCGCCCTGCGCTCTCGCATGTCTATTTCCAGCGCGCCGTGCCTGTGCTGGCCGATTACGCTCGCGCCAAGGATGGGCAGGAGTCGCTCCCGCCGGAGTTTGGAGACCGGATGCAGGAGTGCAGCCTTACCGCGCGCGATTTGCTGCACCTGGACTACGCCATTTGCCTTGGCTACGCCGAGTCTCAGGGCCAGGATCCGAGCGTGCTTGCTGCCCTACCGGTTCTGGAGTGGCCGGGCCCTCCCGGCAGCGGGCTCTTCACCATCGGCAGTGACGTTGCCTCCGACATTTCCGAAGCCGAGTACCTGGACGAGTACGACTCGGATGATGACAGCGACGATTCCGAGGACCCGCACGAGCCGACGCCACCCTACGACTCGTAGCAACCGCCTGGCGACCCGCACTGTAGCCTACATTTCCACGGGCGAAGGTCGGGAACCACATTGGCTTATTACATCATGCCGTCTTCCATCAGTAACGCAATAATGGCGCAGCTTGAGCAACATACCATTACGGTACTCGTGGAGAACCATCCGGGTGTGCTGGCGCGCGTCGCCGGCCTCTTCGCGCGGCGTGGTTACAACATCGAGTCGCTCTCCGTGAGTGTTACCGACCGGGCCGAGATTTCGCGCATGACGCTGCTGGTGGGCGGGGATCTCGGTGTGTTGGAGCAGATTACCAAGCAGCTGAACAAGCTGGTGGAAGTAATCAAGGTTGTGGATTACACCGAGACGAAGGCGATCAGTCGGGAGCTGGGCCTGATCAAAGTAAATGCCGAGCCGATGTCGCGGGCTGAAATCCTTCAGGTGGTCGATATCTTTCGCGCGCGGGTTATCGATATGAGCGAACGGACCTTCATTGTGGAGGTTACCGGCAGCAGCGACAAGCTGGACAAGATGGTAGACATGTTGGCGCCTTACGGGATCCGTGAGCTCGTTCGAACCGGCATTATCGCAATGGCGCGCGGACCACGCACAGCCGCGCGTGCTGCCCGTGACGCGAGCGAGTAGGCGCCGTGCATGAAATCGTTCGAACCGCCACGGTTCAACACACGTTCGTTATTCTGGCCATAGTCGGCCCCATTGCAGGCGTCTGCTTTGGCGCCGCGGCCGGAATCCGCGCCCGACGTGTACGCCGCACTGCACTGACCGGCCTTGCTATCGGCTGCCTGGGCACGGCGAACTACCTTCTCTGGATTCTCTACAACGGCGTCGTGAACCATTTCGGGCTCGATACGGTGGCGGCCGCCGCCGTGAGCCTGGCAATGTTTGCGTTGGTGGGAGGCGTCGCCGGAGCGGTGGCCGGCAAGCGCCTGCGCTCAAAAGCGCCGCACTGAAGGAGCAATGGAGATCGATATGCCCGCTAAAGTCTATTATGAGGCAGATGCCGACCCGAACGTGCTGCGCAATTGCACCGTGGCTGTACTTGGGTATGGCAGCCAGGGGCATGCGCATGCCCTCAACCTGAGAGATTCCGGCGTCGATGTGGTGGTAGGCGCACGCAGGGGAAAGTCGTGGGATGCGGCTGAGAGTGACGGATTGGCGGTTGCCTCGGTGGCCGAAGCTGTCCAACGTGCCGCAGTCACGATGGTTCTGGTCAACGACGAGCTTCAAGCCGCACTGTATCGTGACGAGATAGCGCCAAATCTGAAGACCGGCTCGGCTCTGGCCTTTGGACATGGATTCAACATCCACTTTGGCCAGATCGTCCCGCCGGATGACATCGACGTGTTTATGGTTGCGCCGAAGGGACCGGGCCACCTGGTCCGTCGGGTATTTGTCGATGGCAAGGGCGTTCCGTGCCTCATCGCCGTTCATCACAATCACACGGGAAACGCCCGTAACCTGGCTCTTGCCTGGGCGCGCGGCATTGGTGGCACCCGCGCAGGCGTCATCGAAACCACCTTCCAGGAGGAGACGGAAACCGACCTGTTCGGCGAACAGACGGTGCTCTGCGGCGGCGCCACATCGCTGGTGAAGGCCGCCTTCGAAACGCTGGTTGAAGCCGGATACCAGCCGGAGATCGCCTACTTCGAGTGCCTGCACGAACTGAAGCTCATCGTAGACCTGATGTACGAATCGGGCATATCCGGCATGCGGCGCTCCATTTCGGATACAGCGCAGTTTGGCGACATGACGCGCGGTCCCCGCATCATTGATGCTCATGTGCGCGAAACGATGAAGGAAGCGCTGCGCCAGATCCAGTCCGGAGAGTTTGCGCGAGAATGGATCCTTGAGAATCGTGCGGGCCGTCCGGTCTTCCGCGCGCTCGATCAACGCGATCGGAACTCACAAATCGAACAGGTGGGAAAGGAGCTGCGCGCCATGATGAGCTGGGTGCAGCCGACGGCGGTGCAGCCCGTGGAAGCAGCGGCTGAGTCGTCCCTCAATGAGCGTGCTGCTCACGTGGAATG from Armatimonadota bacterium includes these protein-coding regions:
- a CDS encoding HEAT repeat domain-containing protein; the protein is MAKPSRYSIWPREVWKAATQAERVAMVDEYALGSLDDPERFLVLLEHPHDFVRARSVCALARQDTPAIRAFMRAAMTDSVDSVREAAADAIGLYRDRRDIIRLTIALAGDPSWFVRSSAADALGTIGHRSASAALKAALRYDSAPIVRRNAAAALVAVRAKHTHRALVEALARERNAFSRIGISIGLYTFGDRAARRRLHHAMRSGNMLILSNIFNVDLADYVRQEDYDGFRRRASRIMETHDLEVVREEAAAFIARLDARLGPAA
- the ilvC gene encoding ketol-acid reductoisomerase, encoding MPAKVYYEADADPNVLRNCTVAVLGYGSQGHAHALNLRDSGVDVVVGARRGKSWDAAESDGLAVASVAEAVQRAAVTMVLVNDELQAALYRDEIAPNLKTGSALAFGHGFNIHFGQIVPPDDIDVFMVAPKGPGHLVRRVFVDGKGVPCLIAVHHNHTGNARNLALAWARGIGGTRAGVIETTFQEETETDLFGEQTVLCGGATSLVKAAFETLVEAGYQPEIAYFECLHELKLIVDLMYESGISGMRRSISDTAQFGDMTRGPRIIDAHVRETMKEALRQIQSGEFAREWILENRAGRPVFRALDQRDRNSQIEQVGKELRAMMSWVQPTAVQPVEAAAESSLNERAAHVEWKS
- the ilvN gene encoding acetolactate synthase small subunit, with product MAQLEQHTITVLVENHPGVLARVAGLFARRGYNIESLSVSVTDRAEISRMTLLVGGDLGVLEQITKQLNKLVEVIKVVDYTETKAISRELGLIKVNAEPMSRAEILQVVDIFRARVIDMSERTFIVEVTGSSDKLDKMVDMLAPYGIRELVRTGIIAMARGPRTAARAARDASE
- the ilvB gene encoding biosynthetic-type acetolactate synthase large subunit is translated as MLMSGAQILLACLKREGVTHVFGYPGGAVLPIYDAIFDCEEIAHILVRHEQGAAHMADGFARASGKVGVCLATSGPGATNLVTGIANAYMDSIPIVAITGQVRTTAIGKDAFQEADITGITMPITKHNQLVKEVQHLPVAMALAFHIARTGRPGPTLVDIPMDVSKATMEFDPETEYPGDLDIPSYRPSGPAARVPELQIRKAAQLIANARRPVLYVGGGAIMSGAHEEVTALAERTNMLTTTTLMGKGAIDESHPLSIGMLGMHGTAYANHAVNGSDLLIAVGARFDDRVTGNVQKFATGAAIIHIDIDPAEIGKVVRPDVPIVGDVKAVLKELLRVVAPRPADEWNDQIMAWKRAFPLSVPRDGKLYPETIIEQINSSFPDGCIMSTDVGQHQMWAAQYFKCARPRRWITSGGLGTMGYGLPAAIGARFARPDWPVVCISGDGSFQMCTQELMTAAVYGLPIIVFIINNRSLGMVRQWQEMFYQERYSAVDLQASPDFVTLTEAYGGVGIRVATPEDLPAAIAQAMAVTDRPVVIDCAVPTEENVYPMIPSGTSVDEMLVRQDLEQVKASVDADSETWSFSDQERLLARIADAAQAPPE
- a CDS encoding RHS repeat-associated core domain-containing protein; its protein translation is RRAGTSSIFYAFDPQGNPAEEVNSSDSVLASFDFDAFGSRSISGTATDPYSGLGSQYGYYSDTETGLQLLGDRYYDPAEARFVNRDPIGMAGGVNVYGYVGNDAGNAFDGTGLQSKDSRGKGSGRKEGRQPGRGNDP